A window of the Cicer arietinum cultivar CDC Frontier isolate Library 1 chromosome 6, Cicar.CDCFrontier_v2.0, whole genome shotgun sequence genome harbors these coding sequences:
- the LOC101497972 gene encoding receptor-like kinase TMK4, whose product MLQISLFVFSIIITAATITVVADDAAVTTNLLESLKPTPSGWSSKTPFCQWQGITCDSSNRVTTIDLHSKSLTGTLPSNLNSLSQLTILNLQNNALSGTLPSLSNLSYLQSAFLGSNNFTSVPSAAFSGLTSLQDLRLGNNINLSPWTFPTELTQCSSLNSLDLTSSGINGNLPDIFDKFPSLVSLRLSYNNLTGELPNSLAASSIQELWLNNQGLTGSIAVLSNMTQLTQVWLHVNQFTGPIPDLSQCKNLIDLKLRDNKLTGVVPNSLMSLSSLKNVSLDNNKLQGPVPVFAKDVQFNPDFGVNSFCLDKPGPCDARVMVLLQIAEAFGYPFVLANEWKENDPCKSWRFVTCNGGKIVSLYFGKQGFQGTISPAFANLTDLRSLNLNGNNLTGSIPESLTTLSQLETLDVSNNNLSGVVPKFSSKVKLVTDGNALIGKTLGPDGHTSSGSAAGSGNGRMTPGLVAGIVIIVVFLVAAVLFVSFKCYARRRLRKFSRVSNPESGNGNIKLDLASVSNGYGGVPSELQSKSSGDHSELYGFDGGSGGNATISIHVLRQVTNNFSDENILGRGGFGVVYQGELPDGTKIAVKRMISVATGSKGLNEFQAEIAVLTKVRHRHLVALLGYCINGNERLLVYEHMPQGTLTQHLFECSEHGYTPLTWKQRLAIALDVGRGVEYLHSLAQQSFIHRDLKPSNILLGDDLRAKVADFGLVKNAPDGKYSVETKLAGTFGYLAPEYAATGRVTTKVDVYAFGVVLMELITGRKALDDTIPDERSHLVTWFRRVLINKENIPKVIDQTLNPDEETMESVYKVAELAGHCTAREPYQRPDMGHAVNVLGPLVELWKPITHTEEYSYGIDNQSLPQALQRWQDNEGTSTIFNGMSFSQTQSSSTIPSKPPLFADSFGSTDCR is encoded by the exons ATGCTCCAAATCTCATTATTCGTCTTTTCAATCATCATCACCGCCGCCACCATCACGGTTGTCGCTGATGATGCCGCCGTCACCACTAACCTCCTCGAATCTCTAAAACCAACACCCTCCGGCTGGTCTTCCAAAACACCATTCTGTCAATGGCAAGGAATCACATGCGATTCATCAAACCGCGTCACCACCATAGACCTCCACTCAAAATCACTCACCGGAACCCTCCCTTCAAATCTCAACTCCCTCTCTCAACTCACCATACTCAATCTCCAAAACAATGCTCTCTCCGGTACACTCCCTTCCCTATCTAACCTATCCTATCTCCAGTCCGCATTCCTCGGCTCCAATAACTTCACCTCCGTCCCTTCCGCCGCATTTTCTGGACTCACTTCGCTCCAAGACCTCCGCCTCGGTAATAACATTAACCTCTCACCATGGACATTTCCCACCGAGTTGACTCAGTGTTCCAGCCTCAACTCACTCGATCTCACGTCCTCCGGAATCAACGGTAACTTACCGGACATATTCGATAAATTCCCTAGTCTAGTCAGCCTTCGTCTCTCTTACAACAATCTCACCGGCGAGTTACCTAACTCTCTTGCTGCTTCATCAATTCAGGAGCTATGGCTCAATAATCAGGGGTTAACCGGTTCCATCGCCGTGCTTTCTAACATGACGCAGTTAACTCAGGTATGGCTTCATGTTAATCAGTTCACTGGTCCAATTCCAGATTTATCGCAATGTAAGAATCTAATTGATCTGAAACTTAGAGATAACAAGTTAACTGGTGTGGTTCCTAATTCTCTGATGAGTTTGTCTAGTTTGAAGAATGTTTCTCTTGATAACAATAAACTTCAGGGACCTGTTCCTGTTTTTGCTAAAGATGTGCAATTTAATCCTGATTTCGGGGTTAATAGCTTTTGTCTTGATAAACCTGGACCTTGTGATGCTAGGGTCATGGTTTTGCTTCAAATTGCTGAGGCATTTGGGTATCCTTTTGTATTGGCGAATGAGTGGAAAGAGAATGATCCTTGTAAATCTTGGAGATTTGTTACGTGTAATGGGGGTAAGATTGTCAGCTTGTATTTCGGGAAGCAAGGTTTCCAGGGAACTATTTCGCCGGCTTTTGCCAATTTAACTGATTTGAGGAGTTTGAATCTTAATGGGAATAATTTGACTGGTTCTATACCGGAGAGTTTGACCACATTGTCTCAGCTTGAGACTCTCGATGTCTCAAACAATAATCTCTCAGGCGTGGTTCCCAAATTCTCATCAAAGGTGAAGTTAGTAACTGATGGTAATGCATTGATTGGTAAAACTCTTGGTCCTGATGGTCATACTTCTAGTGGGTCAGCTGCTGGATCGGGAAATGGTAGGATGACACCGGGTTTGGTTGCTGGTATAGTGATCATTGTTGTGTTTTTGGTTGCTGCTGTGTTGTTTGTTTCTTTCAAGTGTTATGCTAGAAGACGGCTTCGGAAATTTTCAAGGGTTAGTAATCCTGAAAGTGGGAATGGAAATATAAAGCTTGATCTTGCGAGTGTTTCAAATGGATATGGCGGTGTTCCGAGCGAGTTGCAAAGCAAGAGCAGTGGTGATCATAGTGAACTTTATGGTTTTGATGGGGGGAGTGGTGGAAATGCTACAATTTCGATTCATGTTCTTAGACAAGTGACGAATAATTTCAGCGACGAAAACATTTTGGGAAGAGGAGGGTTTGGTGTTGTTTATCAAGGGGAGTTACCTGATGGGACTAAAATTGCTGTCAAGAGGATGATATCTGTTGCAACGGGCAGCAAAGGGTTGAATGAGTTCCAAGCAGAGATTGCTGTTCTTACTAAAGTTAGGCATCGGCATTTGGTTGCTCTTTTGGGATATTGCATCAATGGCAATGAGAGGCTTTTGGTGTATGAGCATATGCCTCAAGGGACACTAACACAGCATCTGTTTGAATGTAGTGAACATGGGTATACTCCTTTGACATGGAAACAAAGGTTGGCAATAGCTTTGGATGTGGGACGGGGAGTGGAATACTTGCACAGCCTAGCTCAGCAAAGCTTCATTCATAGAGACCTAAAACCATCAAATATACTATTAGGCGATGACTTGAGAGCAAAGGTTGCTGATTTTGGGTTGGTTAAAAACGCACCGGATGGGAAGTATTCTGTTGAGACAAAGTTGGCTGGAACATTTGGATATCTTGCACCTGAATATGCAG CTACTGGAAGAGTAACAACCAAAGTGGATGTTTACGCATTTGGAGTAGTTTTGATGGAACTGATCACAGGTAGAAAGGCATTGGATGATACTATTCCTGATGAAAGGTCTCATTTAGTTACGTGGTTCCGAAGGGTACTGATTAACAAGGAAAACATTCCAAAGGTAATTGATCAAACTCTGAACCCAGATGAGGAAACAATGGAGAGCGTGTATAAAGTGGCTGAGCTGGCTGGCCATTGCACTGCTCGTGAACCATACCAAAGGCCAGATATGGGACATGCAGTGAATGTTTTGGGTCCCCTTGTGGAGCTATGGAAACCTATCACCCATACAGAAGAATACAGTTATGGCATTGACAATCAGAGTCTTCCTCAAGCAC
- the UGT75L7 gene encoding phloretin 4'-O-glucosyltransferase codes for MPHRHHILLIPYPVQGHINPAFQFAKRLISLGAHVTLSTTLHMHNRITHKPTLPNLSYLPFSDGYDDGFQSTGTDAYLLYTSEFKRRGSEFIANLILSNSQKGTPFTCLVYSLLLPWAAETARGFHLPTALLWVQPATMFDILYHYFHGYSESIKNPSVSIKLPGLPLLSARDLPSFLLDTCPSSYALMLSFFEEQFKELDVETNPTTILVNSFEALEPDALRAVENLNMISIGPLIPSAFLDGKDPTDNSFGGHIFQPSNNCVEWLDSKQENSVVYVSFGSLCVLPKKQMEEIARALLDCGFPFLWVIKEKEEELNCREELEEKGKIVKWCSQLEILSHPSLGCFLTHCGWNSTIESLVSGVPLVVFPQWADQMTNAKLVEDVWKIGVRVDHKMNQDGIVIGEDIRNCLEVVMGSGGKCEELRENSKKWKELSREAVKEGGSSENNLRGFLDLVGLNHDVDVSLCVAENA; via the coding sequence ATGCCTCACCGCCACCACATCCTCCTCATACCATACCCAGTACAAGGCCACATAAACCCCGCCTTCCAATTCGCTAAACGACTCATTTCTTTAGGTGCACACGTCACTCTCTCTACCACCCTACATATGCACAACCGCATCACACACAAACCCACCCTCCCTAACCTCTCCTATCTCCCTTTTTCCGACGGCTACGACGACGGCTTCCAATCCACCGGCACCGACGCTTACTTACTCTACACCTCCGAATTCAAACGCCGCGGCTCCGAGTTTATCGCAAATCTCATTCTCTCCAACTCACAAAAAGGTACCCCTTTCACTTGCTTAGTTTACTCCCTCCTCCTTCCTTGGGCCGCAGAGACAGCGCGTGGGTTTCACCTCCCAACGGCGTTACTATGGGTTCAACCAGCCACGATGTTCGACATTTTATATCATTACTTTCACGGTTACTCCGAGTCCATTAAAAACCCCTCAGTTTCCATAAAATTACCAGGTTTGCCACTTCTATCAGCACGCGACTTACCCTCGTTTCTATTGGACACGTGTCCAAGTTCGTACGCTTTAATGCTTTCATTCTTTGAAGAACAGTTTAAGGAACTTGATGTTGAAACAAACCCAACTACAATCCTTGTGAACTCGTTTGAAGCATTGGAACCAGATGCATTGAGAGCCGTTGAAAATTTAAACATGATCTCGATCGGACCGTTGATTCCTTCAGCGTTTTTGGACGGTAAAGATCCAACGGATAATTCATTTGGTGGTCACATTTTCCAACCTTCAAATAATTGCGTTGAATGGTTGGACTCTAAGCAAGAAAATTCGgttgtttatgtttcttttgGTAGTTTGTGCGTGTTACCAAAGAAACAAATGGAGGAAATCGCACGTGCGTTGTTGGATTGTGGATTTCCATTCTTGTGGGTGATTAAAGAAAAAGAGGAGGAGTTGAATTGTAGAGAGGAGTTGGAAGAGAAAGGGAAGATAGTTAAATGGTGTTCACAATTGGAGATTCTTTCACATCCTTCTTTGGGTTGTTTTTTGACGCATTGCGGTTGGAATTCGACGATAGAAAGTTTGGTGTCAGGAGTTCCTTTGGTGGTGTTTCCTCAGTGGGCAGATCAGATGACTAATGCGAAGTTAGTTGAAGATGTGTGGAAGATTGGGGTGAGGGTGGATCATAAAATGAATCAGGATGGAATTGTAATAGGGGAGGATATAAGAAACTGTTTGGAAGTGGTTATGGGGAGTGGAGGGAAATGTGAGGAATTGAGAGAGAATTCAAAGAAATGGAAGGAATTGTCTAGAGAAGCTGTGAAGGAAGGTGGCTCTTCAGAAAATAATCTGAGGGGTTTTCTGGATCTTGTTGGATTGAATCATGATGTAGATGTATCACTATGTGTGGCTGAAAATGCATGA